Proteins encoded by one window of Candidatus Saccharibacteria bacterium:
- a CDS encoding Ldh family oxidoreductase, whose translation MKLSREKLTEKLISAAEKFVSSDEAAYLADETIEAYLRKAPRTNPLKSTIDDLGATQKFSSNKIKYSVDLPSFVEINFEHQGPLTYLKRVHDLLAGRSAKNGLAMASFVNSQSMHTLHTWVQGLAKKGILAIAVCNGGPGAVVPFNGTKGLFGTNPIAYGIPGKSGEIFCVDMATSEIPYFEIMNANKNNETLKERAAVDSNGEFTTNAKAALDFSESETDPTSNIVPMGGGYKGYYIVYLMEVLTSALIGMPSSPEMSTDFVPEEHGAVLLAFSPKAMGTSEKFAQSIEALCGAIKDQKAKKGEKVLYPGEGNNEKFSKLSGAEIEVDEDLIKRLESLTK comes from the coding sequence GTGAAGCTTAGCCGGGAAAAACTAACGGAAAAGTTAATAAGCGCTGCAGAAAAATTTGTCTCCAGCGATGAAGCCGCATATCTAGCCGATGAAACAATTGAGGCATATTTAAGGAAAGCCCCGAGAACAAACCCTTTAAAGTCCACGATTGACGACCTAGGCGCAACACAAAAGTTTTCGAGCAACAAGATTAAATACTCAGTGGACTTGCCTTCATTTGTCGAAATTAACTTTGAGCATCAAGGGCCACTTACTTACTTAAAAAGAGTGCATGATTTACTCGCCGGTAGGTCGGCCAAGAATGGGCTTGCAATGGCCTCTTTTGTAAACTCACAATCCATGCATACGCTACACACTTGGGTACAGGGGCTAGCTAAGAAAGGAATTTTGGCTATTGCTGTTTGCAATGGTGGGCCCGGGGCTGTAGTCCCGTTCAACGGTACAAAAGGTCTATTCGGTACGAATCCAATTGCTTACGGCATACCGGGCAAAAGTGGCGAGATTTTCTGCGTAGATATGGCTACATCCGAAATTCCTTATTTTGAAATCATGAATGCCAATAAGAACAACGAGACTTTAAAAGAAAGAGCAGCCGTAGATAGCAATGGAGAGTTTACGACCAATGCAAAAGCGGCGCTGGATTTTTCTGAAAGCGAAACAGACCCAACTTCTAATATCGTGCCGATGGGTGGTGGCTACAAGGGCTACTACATCGTTTACTTAATGGAGGTTTTAACAAGTGCTCTTATAGGCATGCCATCAAGCCCAGAAATGAGTACCGATTTTGTTCCAGAAGAACATGGGGCGGTGCTGCTTGCGTTCAGCCCAAAAGCGATGGGAACAAGTGAGAAGTTTGCACAAAGTATTGAGGCACTATGTGGTGCAATAAAAGACCAGAAAGCGAAAAAGGGCGAAAAGGTTCTTTATCCAGGAGAGGGAAACAATGAAAAATTCAGCAAACTTTCTGGCGCAGAGATTGAGGTTGATGAAGATTTAATAAAGAGACTAGAAAGCCTTACAAAATAG
- a CDS encoding tRNA-binding protein — protein MISIEDFDKVDIRVGKIVEVNDFPEARKPSYKLKIDFGKEIGIKKSCAQLPQNYSKEELEGKLVAAVVNFPPRQIGPTTSEVLTLGFPDEDGNAVLITSTKDVPLGGKLF, from the coding sequence ATGATATCGATTGAAGACTTCGACAAGGTAGATATAAGGGTCGGCAAGATTGTGGAGGTTAATGACTTTCCCGAGGCTCGTAAGCCAAGCTATAAATTGAAGATTGATTTTGGCAAAGAGATCGGCATTAAAAAGTCGTGTGCTCAGTTGCCGCAGAACTATAGCAAAGAAGAGCTCGAAGGCAAGCTGGTAGCTGCAGTCGTAAACTTTCCACCACGCCAAATTGGCCCAACAACTAGCGAAGTTCTAACGCTCGGCTTTCCCGACGAAGACGGCAACGCTGTTTTAATAACCTCGACCAAAGATGTGCCACTCGGCGGGAAGTTGTTTTGA